Proteins encoded by one window of Pecten maximus chromosome 15, xPecMax1.1, whole genome shotgun sequence:
- the LOC117344124 gene encoding rho-associated protein kinase 1-like, which produces MDWRRSKTEYGNGRRTSKTNTEFEGHQRQNTKFEVIKDRIRNLKEDIKDRIRNLEEVIKDGIRNLEVIKDRIRKLEEVIKDGIRNLKEEIKDRIRKWEEDIKDRIQNLKVDIKYRIRNLEEVIKDRIRKLQKVIKDRIRNLKEIKDRIRNLKEVIKDRIRNLEEVIKDRIRSLEEVIKYRIRNLKVDIKDRIRNLEEVIKDRIRNLEEVIKDRIRNLEEVIKDRIRNLEDVIKDRIRNLEEVIKDRIRNLEEVIKDRIRNLEEVIKDRIRNLEEVIKDRIWNLEEVIKDRIRNLEEVIKDRIRNLEEVIKDRIRNLKVDIKYRIRNLEEDIKYRIRNLEVIKDRIRKLEEVIKDRIWNLEEVIKDRIWNLEEVIKDRIRNLEEVIKDRIRNLKVDIKYRIRNLEEDIKYRIRNLEVIKDRIRKLEEEDIKDRIQNLKVDIKYRIRNLEEVIKDRIRKLQKVIKDRIRNLKEIKDRIRNLKEVIKDRIRNLEEVIKDRIRSLEEVIKYRIRNLKVDIKDRIRNLEEVIKDRIRNLEEVIKDRIRNLEEVIKDRIRNLEDVIKDRIRNLEEVIKDRIRNLEEVIKDRIRNLEEVIKDRIWNLEEVIKDRIRNLEEVIKDRIRNLEEVIKDRIRNLKVDIKYRIRNLEEDIKYRIRNLEVIKDRIRKLEEVIKDRIRNLKVDIKYRIRNLKVDIKYRIRKLEEVIKDRIWNLEEVIKDRIRNLEDVIKEALRVTGRSSV; this is translated from the exons ATGGATTG GAGGAGATCAAAGACAGAATACGGAAATGGGAGGAGGACATCAAAGACAAATACGGAATTTGAAGGTCATCAAAGACAGAATACGAAATTTGAGGTCATCAAAGACAGAATACGTAATTTGAAGGAAGACATCAAAGACAGAATACGGAATTTAGAGGAGGTCATCAAAGACGGAATACGGAATTTGGAGGTCATCAAAGACAGAATACGGAAATTGGAAGAGGTCATCAAAGACGGAATACGGAATTTGAAGGAGGAGATCAAAGACAGAATACGGAAATGGGAGGAGGACATCAAAGACAGAATACAGAATTTGAAGGTGGACATCAAATACAGAATACGGAATTTGGAGGAGGTCATCAAAGACAGAATACGGAAATTACAGAAGGTCATCAAAGACAGAATACGGAATTTGAAGGAGATCAAAGACAGAATACGGAATTTGAAGGAGGTCATCAAAGACAGAATACGGAATTTGGAGGAGGTCATCAAAGACAGAATACGGAGTTTGGAGGAAGTCATCAAATACAGAATACGGAATTTGAAGGTGGACATCAAAGACAGAATACGGAACTTAGAGGAGGTCATCAAAGACAGAATACGGAATTTGGAGGAGGTCATCAAAGACAGAATACGGAATTTGGAGGAGGTCATCAAAGACAGAATACGGAATTTGGAGGATGTCATCAAAGACAGAATACGGAATTTGGAGGAGGTCATCAAAGACAGAATACGGAATTTGGAGGAGGTCATCAAAGACAGAATACGAAATTTGGAGGAGGTCATCAAAGACAGAATACGGAATTTGGAGGAGGTCATCAAAGACAGAATATGGAATTTGGAGGAGGTCATCAAAGACAGAATACGGAATTTGGAGGAGGTCATCAAAGACAGAATACGGAATTTGGAGGAGGTCATCAAAGACAGAATACGGAATTTGAAGGTGGACATCAAATACAGAATACGGAATTTGGAGGAGGACATCAAATACAGAATAAGGAATTTGGAGGTCATCAAAGACAGAATACGGAAATTGGAGGAGGTCATCAAAGACAGAATATGGAATTTGGAGGAGGTCATCAAAGACAGAATATGGAATTTGGAGGAGGTCATCAAAGACAGAATACGGAATTTGGAGGAGGTCATCAAAGACAGAATACGGAATTTGAAGGTGGACATCAAATACAGAATACGGAATTTGGAGGAGGACATCAAATACAGAATAAGGAATTTGGAGGTCATCAAAGACAGAATACGGAAATTGGAGGAG GAAGACATCAAAGACAGAATACAGAATTTGAAGGTGGACATCAAATACAGAATACGGAATTTGGAGGAGGTCATCAAAGACAGAATACGGAAATTACAGAAGGTCATCAAAGACAGAATACGGAATTTGAAGGAGATCAAAGACAGAATACGGAATTTGAAGGAGGTCATCAAAGACAGAATACGGAATTTGGAGGAGGTCATCAAAGACAGAATACGGAGTTTGGAGGAAGTCATCAAATACAGAATACGGAATTTGAAGGTGGACATCAAAGACAGAATACGGAACTTAGAGGAGGTCATCAAAGACAGAATACGGAATTTGGAGGAGGTCATCAAAGACAGAATACGGAATTTGGAGGAGGTCATCAAAGACAGAATACGGAATTTGGAGGATGTCATCAAAGACAGAATACGGAATTTGGAGGAGGTCATCAAAGACAGAATACGGAATTTGGAGGAGGTCATCAAAGACAGAATACGGAATTTGGAGGAGGTCATCAAAGACAGAATATGGAATTTGGAGGAGGTCATCAAAGACAGAATACGGAATTTGGAGGAGGTCATCAAAGACAGAATACGGAATTTGGAGGAGGTCATCAAAGACAGAATACGGAATTTGAAGGTGGACATCAAATACAGAATACGGAATTTGGAGGAGGACATCAAATACAGAATAAGGAATTTGGAGGTCATCAAAGACAGAATACGGAAATTGGAGGAGGTCATCAAAGACAGAATACGGAATTTGAAGGTGGACATCAAATACAGAATACGGAATTTGAAGGTGGACATCAAATACAGAATACGGAAATTGGAGGAGGTCATCAAAGACAGAATATGGAATTTGGAGGAGGTCATCAAAGACAGAATACGGAATTTGGAGGACGTCATCAAAGAGGCCCTCCGAGTGACAGGAAGATCATCTGTATGA